One window of Desulfobacca acetoxidans DSM 11109 genomic DNA carries:
- a CDS encoding flippase: MKPSDELTDDFSRSSRLVRNGVFLISIELGSKVLGLFFFVMLARYLGARELGLYAYAGTLANLFVLLPKFGFESLVQREVGREKGTAWEYFRLISMLKLILSLTALLALALVLFLVLPRAERFVVLLVGCFVFSYSFLEYVDSFFRALERSEFEVLVRLWFSLLNLAVGVYLLAAGWGLSTVVLGQLVCVLSALVLAMAVLRRIAYVPCQPRRGMGAVFRNNVSGASGSLPAENWAGCMTAGLGNGFREYLIKAAPFAGIVTALYFSNQMGILMLSFFADKTSVGYLSAGLRLFDNLTLIPAAVMGAFLPVVSRYYRTSIGAFTTTLRFTVKYLFILSAPLAVGMYCLAPQLTVSLFGESFLPTAAVFKILSLALIFSFWNYLGDNMLIARNREKRLLRLTWLGALIHITANLLLIPLFGYLGAGLATLATQLLYFIVLFRFIRRYLSIAGLIRLIWGPSLAAATMGASVLWLQDLYLGVVVPIGIVVYMLILLISKTITAGELASFKEIWRFRRMKTGIVG, encoded by the coding sequence TTGAAACCATCTGATGAGTTAACCGATGATTTTTCCAGATCGTCCCGCCTGGTCCGCAACGGCGTCTTCCTGATTAGCATCGAGCTGGGGAGCAAGGTATTAGGACTGTTTTTCTTCGTCATGTTGGCGCGTTATCTGGGCGCCAGGGAGCTGGGCTTATACGCTTATGCCGGTACTTTGGCCAATCTGTTTGTCCTGTTGCCGAAGTTTGGCTTTGAAAGTTTGGTGCAACGGGAGGTGGGGCGAGAGAAGGGGACAGCCTGGGAGTATTTTCGCCTGATTAGTATGCTGAAATTGATTCTGTCCTTAACCGCTCTGCTGGCGTTGGCACTCGTGTTGTTTTTAGTCCTTCCCAGAGCCGAGCGCTTCGTGGTGCTGTTGGTCGGCTGCTTCGTTTTTTCGTATTCCTTTTTAGAGTATGTCGATTCCTTTTTCCGGGCCTTGGAGCGGTCGGAGTTTGAAGTATTGGTGCGGCTCTGGTTTTCTCTGCTCAATCTGGCGGTGGGGGTCTATCTCCTTGCCGCCGGTTGGGGGCTGAGTACCGTTGTCTTAGGCCAGTTAGTATGCGTGCTGTCGGCCTTGGTGTTGGCTATGGCGGTCTTACGTCGCATTGCTTATGTGCCTTGCCAGCCCAGGAGGGGAATGGGGGCGGTTTTCAGAAACAATGTTTCGGGCGCATCTGGTTCTCTTCCCGCAGAAAACTGGGCCGGATGCATGACAGCCGGTCTCGGCAACGGCTTCCGGGAGTATCTGATCAAGGCGGCTCCTTTTGCCGGTATTGTAACGGCTCTGTATTTCAGTAACCAGATGGGGATTTTGATGTTGTCCTTTTTTGCCGATAAGACATCTGTGGGTTATTTATCGGCGGGGTTGCGTCTGTTTGACAACCTGACGCTCATTCCGGCAGCCGTGATGGGCGCCTTTCTGCCGGTGGTGAGCCGCTATTATCGCACCTCTATCGGCGCCTTCACAACCACGCTGCGCTTTACGGTTAAATATTTATTTATTTTATCAGCGCCGTTAGCAGTCGGCATGTATTGCCTTGCCCCGCAACTTACCGTATCCCTCTTTGGCGAGAGCTTTTTGCCGACCGCAGCGGTATTTAAAATACTGAGTCTGGCTTTGATTTTCAGCTTCTGGAATTATTTGGGAGACAATATGCTCATCGCCCGGAACCGGGAAAAAAGGTTGCTGCGACTGACCTGGTTGGGGGCGCTTATCCATATAACCGCCAATCTGCTTCTCATTCCGTTATTCGGTTATCTTGGAGCCGGATTGGCCACCCTGGCAACGCAATTACTCTATTTTATTGTATTATTTAGATTTATAAGGCGTTATCTGAGCATTGCCGGCCTGATCCGGCTTATTTGGGGCCCCAGCCTGGCGGCGGCAACCATGGGAGCCTCGGTTCTATGGCTGCAGGACCTGTATCTTGGAGTGGTGGTGCCGATCGGCATAGTGGTGTACATGCTCATATTGTTGATTTCCAAGACGATAACTGCCGGTGAACTGGCCAGCTTTAAGGAAATCTGGCGGTTTCGCCGGATGAAAACCGGCATCGTGGGATAA
- a CDS encoding GumC family protein has translation MDVKITGRLLIFSLFKRQKMILHLILIMLLTIILGSLFLPPTYEAATAVMVQGRINQEILMPLPRADSSRTVMMNPKEEVNTEIEIVKSRPVMEKVVKTLKLYDRPIIQETGFFGTVRTIIRKVRSAFTWVLTKIGLVSAPTEEQAIEMAVLKLQKALRAEPAAESQIVRLKYRDRDPVMAKKVVNTVTSDYLRQHMMINLNKAQCSFFAEQIDIVKADLKKLQDQLVQLKEKTGLLAFEEQSRLILKQLDTYETARTSIQKEIINIKAKIEKIQDLRRTNPKLLIPLPEIAQDVQVQDLENKLINMQYQLNSVNQRYTGASRQVETASSQIKELDKQIRQQVNQILDRELAKLKALEAEKQAVEETVASLKKEIERLPAQEVALSNLNREIDTKQETLAILWKKYQDSLIAQNTDERLDNVKVVSFAATPLKPVSPNLVLNTILGLVLSVVVSLSVAFFLTYWDDTINLPEDVERYLNLPVCASIPEL, from the coding sequence ATGGATGTAAAAATTACCGGACGTCTGCTTATCTTTAGCCTTTTCAAACGGCAAAAAATGATCCTGCACCTCATTCTCATCATGCTGCTGACGATCATTTTGGGGAGTCTCTTTCTGCCACCTACCTACGAAGCGGCGACGGCGGTGATGGTGCAGGGTCGGATCAATCAGGAAATCCTGATGCCCTTGCCGCGGGCCGACAGCAGCCGTACGGTGATGATGAACCCCAAGGAGGAGGTGAATACCGAAATCGAGATCGTCAAAAGCCGTCCGGTGATGGAAAAGGTGGTCAAAACACTCAAGCTGTATGACCGGCCGATCATTCAGGAAACCGGCTTTTTCGGAACCGTGCGCACCATTATACGGAAGGTCCGCAGCGCCTTTACCTGGGTTTTGACGAAAATCGGTCTCGTTTCCGCTCCGACGGAGGAGCAGGCCATTGAAATGGCGGTGTTGAAATTACAGAAAGCTTTAAGAGCCGAGCCTGCTGCTGAATCTCAGATTGTTCGCCTGAAATATCGCGACCGGGATCCGGTCATGGCAAAGAAAGTGGTCAATACGGTGACCTCGGATTATCTCCGGCAACACATGATGATCAATTTAAATAAGGCGCAGTGTTCATTTTTCGCCGAACAGATCGACATCGTCAAGGCAGATTTGAAAAAATTGCAGGACCAGCTCGTTCAACTTAAGGAGAAAACCGGCCTCCTGGCGTTTGAGGAGCAGAGCCGGCTGATTTTGAAGCAGTTAGATACCTATGAGACGGCGCGCACCAGCATTCAGAAGGAAATTATTAACATTAAAGCGAAGATTGAAAAGATTCAGGATCTGCGCCGAACGAATCCGAAGCTGTTAATTCCACTACCGGAAATTGCCCAAGATGTCCAGGTGCAGGATCTGGAGAACAAGCTTATTAATATGCAATATCAATTGAATTCGGTCAATCAGCGCTACACTGGCGCCAGCCGGCAGGTTGAGACCGCGTCATCTCAGATCAAAGAGTTGGATAAACAGATACGCCAGCAGGTGAATCAGATCTTGGACCGGGAGTTGGCCAAACTCAAAGCCCTCGAAGCCGAAAAACAGGCAGTGGAGGAAACGGTTGCCTCGCTCAAGAAGGAGATTGAACGGCTTCCGGCCCAAGAAGTGGCGCTGAGCAATCTCAACAGAGAAATCGATACGAAACAAGAGACTCTGGCAATCCTGTGGAAAAAATATCAAGACAGTCTTATTGCCCAAAATACTGACGAGCGCCTGGATAACGTCAAGGTGGTCAGTTTCGCCGCCACTCCTTTGAAGCCGGTGAGTCCCAATCTGGTGTTGAACACCATTCTGGGACTGGTTCTGTCAGTGGTAGTGAGTTTAAGCGTCGCCTTTTTCCTGACCTATTGGGACGATACCATAAACCTGCCGGAAGACGTGGAGCGCTACCTGAATCTGCCGGTATGCGCTTCTATTCCCGAACTCTAG
- a CDS encoding glycosyltransferase family 4 protein: MCSADKKKALSRPPRVIAYVGRILPTLSETFVVREIAALVRLGATVELFSLYPPESLAVHPETRGLNLNVTTIFCPRCPFFWLAQVWYAVVHPRRYWGCFWRYVLVVRVSWRDRLRSLLYFVAAPYAAWSLHCRRVTHIHAHFANSPASLALMAAHLADLPFSFMAHAYDVFVDTLLLPEKLKAAKFAATCSFFNVNYLKAHFPAAPAARLEVIRYGLDPVAFPLREQPKNRIPLLLGVGRLVETKGFHTLIEACARLRDEGVAVDCRIIGEGPELPRLRQMIKARQVSDRVTLLGKRLPQEVKGYYAETDILIMPSCVRHNDRDGIPNVLLEAMAMGIPVISTYVSGIPELVRHQETGLLVPPDDPVALAAAIKTLLADPGLAQKMACQGRVLVEREFNIYHSAASLLELFD; this comes from the coding sequence GTGTGCTCCGCTGACAAAAAAAAGGCCCTCTCCAGACCTCCTCGGGTGATCGCCTATGTAGGGCGAATTTTGCCCACTCTGTCGGAGACCTTTGTCGTACGCGAGATTGCCGCCCTAGTGAGATTAGGAGCGACGGTTGAGCTCTTCAGTCTCTACCCGCCGGAATCGTTGGCCGTTCACCCGGAAACCAGGGGTCTCAATCTAAACGTCACGACGATTTTCTGTCCCAGGTGTCCCTTCTTCTGGCTGGCGCAGGTATGGTACGCGGTTGTCCACCCTCGCCGCTACTGGGGTTGTTTCTGGCGTTACGTCCTGGTCGTTAGAGTTTCCTGGCGGGACCGCCTCAGGAGCCTGCTCTATTTTGTGGCGGCGCCGTATGCCGCCTGGAGTCTGCATTGCCGGAGGGTGACTCATATCCACGCGCATTTTGCCAACTCTCCCGCCAGCCTGGCGTTGATGGCGGCTCACCTGGCCGATCTGCCATTCAGTTTCATGGCGCATGCCTATGATGTCTTCGTTGACACGCTGCTGTTGCCGGAAAAGCTGAAAGCGGCCAAGTTCGCCGCCACGTGCAGTTTTTTCAACGTCAACTACCTCAAGGCTCATTTTCCGGCAGCGCCGGCGGCCCGTCTGGAGGTAATCCGTTATGGCCTGGATCCGGTTGCTTTCCCACTGCGGGAACAACCGAAAAACCGGATACCGTTGCTTTTGGGAGTGGGTCGGTTGGTTGAGACCAAGGGATTTCACACCCTGATTGAAGCCTGTGCCCGGTTGCGCGATGAGGGAGTGGCAGTAGACTGCCGCATCATCGGGGAGGGCCCTGAATTACCGCGATTAAGGCAGATGATTAAAGCCCGCCAGGTATCCGACAGGGTCACCCTCCTGGGCAAACGGTTGCCTCAGGAGGTGAAAGGGTATTATGCCGAAACGGATATCCTGATCATGCCCAGTTGTGTACGCCACAACGACCGCGACGGCATTCCCAATGTGTTGTTAGAGGCCATGGCGATGGGTATTCCGGTGATATCCACATATGTCTCAGGTATCCCGGAATTGGTGCGTCATCAAGAAACCGGCCTGCTGGTGCCGCCAGATGATCCGGTGGCGCTGGCCGCAGCCATAAAAACCCTGTTGGCCGATCCTGGTCTGGCTCAAAAAATGGCATGCCAGGGGCGGGTGCTGGTGGAAAGGGAGTTTAATATTTATCACAGTGCCGCCAGCTTGCTGGAGTTATTCGACTAA
- a CDS encoding O-antigen ligase family protein, translating into MDSVLGQKLTGFRQFSGRWQFWLGMILGAVFLAISELEFAWFTVLFLGLLIGFISLAFHDKKQFSLIILVISLPIIIDINLYYQPSAVSHSTYGFQVILFTIPLCVLYLIWIMRAIEGRESPDIASPGLLALAFLWCSCAVSVWFSSNRLYGVFDLWALFSSVLLYIYVANQVRKRQELVLVAVVTVINVAVQGILALLQYLTDSNLGLDFFGATKALRDYTSLAALSRAGGTLGHPNSLALFFDLTLPLTFSLLFHPMKFGRKFLLLLAFTAGLAGLTATLSRGGILAVGLASITLLLIHFFRRFGLAQAVVYVVLVLVVASGLILGTSNPIERRLFQHDYGTAYGRIPHLLVAINVIRANPLFGVGLNNYCEAAPEFDNTPQQIMAYWQAPAHNLYLFIASEIGLVGLIWVVVFTFAVVKALWPSLRSPDSFVRCLSLGVLLGLIAFFIHGQFDYANWTHFSTLWFMFGVAAALGRFGARDEVIESV; encoded by the coding sequence ATGGACTCGGTGTTAGGTCAGAAATTAACGGGTTTTCGGCAGTTTTCCGGACGATGGCAGTTCTGGTTGGGAATGATCCTCGGGGCTGTTTTTTTGGCGATTTCGGAGTTGGAGTTTGCCTGGTTCACCGTTTTATTTTTAGGCCTGCTTATCGGTTTCATTTCTTTAGCTTTTCATGACAAGAAGCAATTCTCGCTTATTATCCTAGTAATTTCCCTCCCTATAATTATAGACATAAATCTTTATTATCAGCCGAGCGCCGTCAGCCACTCAACCTATGGCTTTCAGGTCATTCTGTTTACCATTCCGCTCTGTGTCCTTTATCTCATCTGGATAATGCGGGCTATTGAGGGGAGGGAGTCCCCGGACATTGCTTCCCCTGGACTATTGGCCCTTGCCTTTTTGTGGTGTTCCTGTGCTGTCTCCGTGTGGTTCTCATCGAACCGGCTGTATGGAGTTTTTGATCTCTGGGCGCTCTTCTCATCGGTGCTGCTCTATATATACGTCGCCAATCAGGTGCGGAAAAGGCAGGAGTTGGTCTTAGTCGCCGTGGTAACAGTGATAAATGTCGCCGTCCAGGGGATTCTTGCCTTACTGCAGTATCTGACCGATTCCAATCTCGGTTTGGATTTTTTCGGGGCTACGAAGGCATTAAGGGATTACACCAGTCTGGCGGCGCTCTCCCGAGCCGGGGGTACTCTGGGTCATCCCAATTCTCTGGCCTTGTTTTTTGATTTAACCCTGCCTTTAACCTTCAGCCTGCTTTTCCACCCCATGAAATTCGGGCGGAAGTTCCTGTTGTTGCTGGCTTTTACTGCTGGGCTGGCGGGATTAACCGCTACCCTGTCGCGTGGCGGCATCCTGGCGGTCGGTCTCGCCAGCATTACCCTGTTGCTGATTCACTTCTTCCGTCGCTTTGGGCTAGCCCAAGCCGTGGTTTATGTGGTGTTAGTATTAGTGGTGGCCTCGGGACTGATTCTGGGAACTTCCAATCCGATCGAAAGGCGACTTTTTCAACACGATTACGGTACTGCCTACGGGCGCATTCCTCATCTTCTGGTGGCAATAAATGTTATCCGGGCCAATCCCCTCTTCGGCGTCGGTTTGAACAATTATTGCGAAGCGGCGCCGGAATTCGACAACACCCCGCAACAGATCATGGCCTACTGGCAGGCACCGGCTCACAATTTATATCTGTTTATCGCCAGCGAAATAGGTTTGGTGGGTTTGATATGGGTCGTTGTCTTTACTTTCGCCGTAGTTAAAGCCCTCTGGCCATCCCTCAGATCGCCAGACTCATTTGTCCGATGTCTGAGCCTCGGGGTATTGCTGGGGCTGATAGCCTTCTTCATTCATGGTCAATTTGATTATGCCAACTGGACCCATTTCTCGACACTCTGGTTTATGTTCGGTGTGGCGGCGGCCCTGGGCCGTTTTGGCGCCCGGGATGAAGTGATTGAGTCCGTCTGA
- the asnB gene encoding asparagine synthase (glutamine-hydrolyzing), which translates to MCGICGIINRDGQPVEKGVLQRLSSVLRHRGPDDEGYHYEPGVGLGFRRLSIIDLSGGRQPMTNEDQTVWVVFNGEIYNFKELRLLLQTYGHVFRTASDTEVIVHGFEQWGEDVVHHLNGMFAFAAWDSRSRRLLLARDRLGIKPLFYSLIDGSLAFASEIKSLLLWPQLDPAINDRGVFEYFSQHFVPGSETFYSHIHKLQPAEMLRLADGDVRLRKYWHPQVIPNAKQSVADAVDELRQRLLAAVKMQLVADVPLGVFLSGGLDSSAVTAAMGQAGVQEIRSFNIGFDVKRYDETDFALQVSQHLGTRHESFRLNEWPTSILPKLLWHLDEPMADATIIPTYILSLMTRRHVTVALSGEGGDELFAGYTHYQGMKLNRLLQFFPVSWRRLGVAWLKHLPYGGSARTGYFLDRLARIVSSSFFPLFEGYTRKVAFFSPEEQQLLFSPAFQEKMAHFPYLSAVRRIPQDHPELDAVSQANLTDLLIYLPEDMLVKVDRMSMAGSLEVRVPILDHTLVEFALSLPFSFKMKGLETKYILRRALQPWLPASILQRRKRGFNPPLEFWLQKGLVEYAREQEMMATVAACGYFNPDYIQLLIDAHVSGRRNYARQLWSILVFALWWRRIRGKGECPV; encoded by the coding sequence ATGTGCGGCATCTGTGGGATCATAAATCGGGACGGCCAGCCGGTGGAAAAGGGGGTGCTGCAACGCCTGAGCTCAGTACTGCGCCATCGCGGTCCCGATGATGAGGGCTACCATTACGAGCCTGGCGTCGGTCTGGGTTTTCGGCGGTTAAGCATCATTGATCTGAGCGGCGGTCGGCAACCGATGACCAATGAAGATCAGACCGTTTGGGTGGTTTTTAACGGGGAGATTTATAATTTCAAAGAATTACGCCTCCTGCTGCAAACCTATGGCCATGTCTTCCGCACCGCTTCGGACACTGAAGTCATTGTGCATGGGTTTGAGCAATGGGGCGAGGACGTCGTGCACCATTTAAACGGCATGTTCGCCTTCGCCGCCTGGGACAGTCGTTCCCGGCGGCTCCTGTTGGCCCGTGATCGCTTAGGCATCAAGCCTCTGTTCTACTCCCTGATTGACGGCTCCCTGGCCTTTGCCTCGGAAATCAAAAGTCTCCTGCTCTGGCCGCAATTAGACCCGGCCATCAACGACCGCGGGGTGTTTGAATATTTTTCCCAACATTTTGTCCCAGGGTCCGAGACTTTCTATTCCCATATTCATAAACTGCAGCCTGCCGAGATGCTGCGTTTGGCCGATGGTGACGTCAGGCTCAGGAAATACTGGCATCCTCAAGTCATCCCCAACGCTAAACAATCTGTGGCTGATGCCGTTGACGAATTGCGCCAGCGGCTTCTAGCCGCGGTCAAGATGCAGTTGGTGGCCGATGTCCCCTTGGGAGTCTTCCTCTCCGGAGGGCTTGACTCGAGCGCGGTGACGGCTGCCATGGGCCAGGCGGGGGTGCAGGAAATTCGTTCCTTTAATATCGGTTTCGATGTCAAGCGCTATGACGAAACCGATTTTGCCCTCCAGGTGAGCCAACACCTGGGAACCAGGCACGAGAGTTTTCGCCTGAACGAATGGCCTACCAGCATCCTGCCGAAACTGCTCTGGCACCTGGACGAACCGATGGCAGACGCTACTATCATTCCTACCTACATCCTGTCCTTAATGACCAGGCGCCACGTCACTGTTGCCCTGAGCGGGGAAGGGGGGGATGAGCTGTTCGCCGGTTATACACACTATCAGGGGATGAAGCTCAACCGCCTCTTGCAGTTTTTTCCCGTTAGCTGGCGGCGTCTGGGGGTGGCATGGCTGAAGCATCTCCCTTACGGCGGTTCAGCTCGAACCGGCTATTTTCTGGACCGCCTGGCCCGGATTGTTTCGAGTTCCTTTTTTCCTTTATTCGAGGGTTATACCCGGAAGGTGGCGTTTTTCAGTCCTGAAGAGCAGCAGCTTCTGTTTTCACCGGCCTTTCAAGAAAAGATGGCCCACTTTCCTTATTTGAGCGCAGTCCGGCGGATACCCCAAGATCACCCGGAGCTGGATGCCGTCAGCCAAGCCAACCTAACGGATCTCCTCATTTATCTTCCGGAGGACATGTTGGTCAAAGTCGACCGCATGAGCATGGCCGGTTCTCTTGAAGTCCGGGTTCCTATCCTGGATCATACCCTGGTGGAGTTTGCCCTGAGCCTGCCGTTCTCTTTCAAAATGAAGGGGTTGGAGACCAAATATATCTTGCGCCGGGCTCTGCAACCCTGGCTGCCGGCGAGCATTTTACAGCGGCGCAAACGGGGATTTAATCCACCCCTGGAATTCTGGCTGCAAAAAGGCCTGGTAGAATACGCCCGGGAGCAGGAGATGATGGCGACCGTGGCGGCCTGCGGCTATTTTAACCCCGATTACATACAACTGCTCATTGACGCCCATGTAAGTGGCCGGCGCAACTACGCCCGCCAGTTGTGGTCGATCCTTGTGTTCGCCCTCTGGTGGCGCCGGATCAGGGGGAAAGGAGAATGTCCGGTATGA
- a CDS encoding glycosyltransferase family 2 protein, translated as MNRRLVVISPCRDEARFLEGMVRSVINQSIRPVAWIVVDDGSQDDSFKIISRHAALHPWIRPVRRERSGQRQLGPGVVNAFRAGLAVLSETDYEVIAKLDCDLEFGPECFAMILKHFDDSRVGIAGGTTFLKVDGRLVSERYVTYHVPGAVKFYRRECFVDIGGLQPVYGWDILDETDARRHGWTTISDPGIVFMHHRLQGSSFGAVQGKVIWGRGAYVIGSHPLFALARGLFRLWERPWIIGGLAFIWGYYSSYFNKQIKRVQDQEFIRYLRREQLYRLTHGNRLPPNPV; from the coding sequence ATGAACCGCCGTCTGGTAGTCATTAGTCCCTGCCGGGATGAGGCCAGATTTCTTGAGGGGATGGTGCGCTCGGTAATCAATCAAAGCATCCGGCCGGTTGCCTGGATTGTGGTGGATGACGGCAGTCAGGATGACTCCTTCAAGATCATTTCCCGCCATGCCGCCCTGCATCCCTGGATCAGGCCCGTCCGCCGGGAACGGAGCGGCCAGAGGCAGCTTGGACCCGGTGTGGTCAACGCCTTCCGGGCCGGATTGGCAGTTTTAAGTGAGACCGATTACGAGGTAATTGCTAAATTAGACTGTGATCTGGAGTTCGGGCCGGAATGTTTTGCGATGATTCTCAAACATTTTGATGACTCCAGGGTTGGGATAGCGGGAGGCACTACCTTTCTTAAGGTAGATGGCCGCCTCGTATCAGAGCGTTATGTCACGTATCATGTCCCAGGCGCCGTCAAGTTCTACCGTCGGGAATGTTTTGTGGATATCGGTGGTCTGCAGCCTGTGTATGGCTGGGATATCCTCGATGAGACCGATGCCCGGCGTCATGGTTGGACTACCATAAGCGATCCCGGCATTGTATTTATGCACCATCGCCTGCAAGGCTCCTCCTTCGGGGCGGTTCAGGGCAAGGTTATCTGGGGACGGGGGGCGTATGTCATCGGCAGCCATCCCCTCTTTGCCCTGGCCCGGGGTCTCTTCAGGTTGTGGGAGCGACCCTGGATCATCGGTGGACTGGCCTTTATCTGGGGATATTATTCCAGTTATTTCAATAAGCAGATCAAAAGGGTGCAAGATCAGGAGTTCATCCGTTACCTGAGGCGGGAGCAACTTTATCGACTGACGCATGGGAACCGCCTTCCCCCTAACCCCGTTTGA
- a CDS encoding WecB/TagA/CpsF family glycosyltransferase produces MTGPAVSILGVEVGCYTLTTLLTRVQELLQASGCSYIYGVNAHTLNLAAVDREFLQIVAGAEAVYADGASLRLAARVLGRHLPAKITTTDLWPEMCQLAVEKDWKFYLLGGEPGLARRAGLQAGQQFPGLQIVGTHDGYTDIFSPQTAAAINAAQPDVLWVGMGDPLQGYWAKVMRPQLQVKVIITCGGMFKIVSGELKRLPRSWRERGFEWLYRLWQEPQAWRRYLVGLPLFGLRVLSQRLTQASNRLPGSGERHR; encoded by the coding sequence ATGACAGGACCTGCGGTTTCTATCCTTGGTGTAGAGGTGGGATGCTACACCCTGACAACTCTCCTGACCCGGGTGCAGGAGCTGCTTCAGGCCTCCGGCTGCAGTTATATCTACGGCGTCAACGCCCACACGTTAAACCTTGCAGCCGTAGATCGCGAGTTCCTGCAGATAGTTGCCGGGGCCGAAGCGGTATACGCCGACGGTGCTTCCCTGCGGCTGGCAGCCCGGGTATTGGGTCGGCACCTGCCGGCAAAGATCACCACCACCGATCTGTGGCCCGAGATGTGCCAGTTGGCCGTCGAAAAAGACTGGAAATTCTATCTTTTGGGAGGAGAGCCCGGATTGGCGCGGCGGGCCGGACTCCAGGCCGGTCAGCAATTCCCCGGTTTACAGATTGTCGGCACCCATGATGGCTATACGGATATTTTCAGCCCACAGACGGCAGCGGCCATCAACGCGGCGCAGCCGGATGTCCTCTGGGTGGGGATGGGAGACCCGCTCCAAGGGTATTGGGCCAAGGTTATGCGGCCGCAGCTTCAGGTGAAAGTGATCATCACCTGCGGGGGGATGTTCAAGATTGTGTCTGGCGAGCTCAAGCGTCTTCCCCGATCCTGGCGAGAACGCGGCTTTGAATGGCTGTATCGGCTCTGGCAGGAGCCCCAGGCCTGGCGGCGTTACCTCGTGGGTCTGCCGCTTTTTGGCCTGAGGGTGCTCTCCCAGAGACTTACCCAGGCGTCGAACCGGTTGCCGGGTTCCGGTGAGCGACATCGATGA